From Mytilus galloprovincialis chromosome 9, xbMytGall1.hap1.1, whole genome shotgun sequence, the proteins below share one genomic window:
- the LOC143047029 gene encoding uncharacterized protein LOC143047029, which produces MLRRVLHAALVMPFTAGLVTKRENGGFSVHDASISGLVLLTTLVIAVLEVMLIFPTKHSRWLMVGILALAICLLIACSLLAHIKSDWKVFHRRQVTHKLKLAFLWLFCFGNIVSQAMKLSLHIQCNIQCNIRESLSQKAVYYIITWLFDLGQTIFIVYFSRFRFANIKCFYYILMFLFVANISLWTHKNVDLYFEEKNDILNKSEHLCNNATTLYKAEKILKPFLDPVLLEYCLLSLIFISHMWPKQKVPLDTMHLLDSASFSQENGEHFSLLSGHITACNRHMNRKSKCIVGLGILFCLSFIIIQCILMYIPKYNQAGGPNTYYLVGNILRVPLTIKCFHALAGELQPKERPRKIINIQHFIILSTSLATCGYYILESLGSRNRPQFHDIRIHLNTVVRVIVTILQTTFILQMKQYRKFSSSNSVLSIRNIFLVMCFVNFNTWFSYTFISVPYHAYNNQPVFNSNTWLKFKHFWVPFVMFYHFECFIMFYHFYKQ; this is translated from the coding sequence ATGCTACGAAGGGTTTTACATGCTGCATTGGTAATGCCTTTTACAGCAGGATTAGTAACGAAGAGGGAAAATGGCGGATTTTCGGTTCATGATGCAAGTATATCCGGACTTGTTCTCTTAACGACCCTAGTTATAGCAGTTCTTGAAGTGATGTTGATATTTCCAACCAAACATTCTAGATGGTTGATGGTTGGAATACTAGCTCTCGCCATATGTTTGTTAATCGCTTGCAGCTTACTAGCTCACATAAAAAGCGATTGGAAGGTTTTTCATAGACGACAAGTTACACACAAACTGAAATTAGCGTTTCTGTGGCTCTTTTGCTtcggaaatatcgtatcacagGCAATGAAATTATCTCTTCATATTCAATGTAATATTCAATGTAATATACGTGAGTCGTTATCACAGAAAGCAGTATATTATATAATTACTTGGCTTTTCGATCTTGGACAAACCATATTCATTGTTTATTTCTCACGATTCAGATTTGCAAATATTAAGTGTTTCTATTATATActgatgtttttgtttgttgcaaATATTTCTTTGTGGACACATAAAAATGTAGACTTGTACTTTGAGGAGAAAAATGACATTCTAAATAAATCTGAACACCTATGCAACAACGCAACAACTCTATACAAAGCAGAAAAGATACTTAAACCATTCCTGGATCCAGTGTTGCTTGAATATTGTCTGTTAAGTTTGATATTCATTTCTCACATGTGGCCAAAGCAGAAAGTGCCACTTGATACAATGCATTTATTAGATTCTGCCTCGTTTTCTCAGGAAAATGGAGAACATTTCTCACTTTTATCGGGACATATAACAGCTTGTAACAGACATATGAATAGGAAATCGAAGTGTATAGTCGGACTaggtatattattttgtttatccTTCATCATAATCCAGTGTATTTTAATGTACATCCCAAAGTATAACCAAGCTGGTGGTCCGAATACATACTATCTTGTCGGGAACATTTTACGAGTACCACTCACAATCAAGTGTTTTCATGCATTAGCTGGAGAACTACAACCGAAGGAAAGGCCGCGGAAAATaatcaacattcaacattttatAATCCTTTCAACATCTCTTGCTACTTGTGGTTATTATATTCTGGAAAGTCTTGGAAGTCGTAATCGCCCACAGTTTCACGACATCAGAATCCATCTGAATACCGTTGTTAGAGTAATTGTCACGATTTTACAGACAACTTTTATCCTACAGATGAAACAATATCGGAAGTTCAGCAGTTCTAATTCTGTATTATCCATCAGAAACATTTTTCTTGTAATGTGTTTTGTAAATTTCAACACTTGGTTTTCGTATACATTTATTTCTGTACCTTACCATGCTTACAATAATCAACCAGTTTTTAACAGTAATACTTGGCTGAAATTTAAGCATTTCTGGGTTCCGTTTGTTATGTTCTATCATTTTGAATGctttataatgttttatcatttttacaaacAATGA